Proteins encoded together in one Ictidomys tridecemlineatus isolate mIctTri1 chromosome 3, mIctTri1.hap1, whole genome shotgun sequence window:
- the LOC101973085 gene encoding uncharacterized protein NECTIN3-AS1, translated as MESSLEPLEGTSQSHIDKISQDPSVLPVQRGKQDPRPKKHRHPKKGERTKRMKKRKKKEKMKAQCPPSLLTSLAPPQREEDETTDKTPALHSTQNDSVFHHEDRVQRQQDKSPCVMDLECQIQPCELSVAQEPGPPSPAVTSLASPPPCFGRFLSCVCQTFSKSRKRKLCRRKSSNQDETGGDAKVPRPGQLSDLGQNKM; from the exons atgGAATCATCATTAGAGCCATTAGAGGGGACATCTCAAAGTCATATAGATAAGATTTCACAAGATCCATCTGTGCTCCCAGTCCAGAGAGGAAAGCAAGACCCACGTCCAAAAAAGCATAGGCATCCTAAGAAGGGTGAAAGgacaaagagaatgaaaaagagaaagaagaaggagaaaatgaaggCCCAGTGCCCCCCGAGTCTTCTAACATCTTTGGCACCACCACAAAGAGAAGAAGATGAAACTACAGATAAAACACCAGCCCTACACAGTACCCAAAATGATTCTGTCTTTCACCATGAG GACAGGGTACAGAGACAGCAGGACAAGAGTCCCTGTGTGATGGATCTGGAATGTCAGATCCAGCCCTGTGAgctctcagtggctcaggaaccTGGGCCACCTTCACCTGCAGTGACATCCTTGGCATCACCACCACCCTGCTTTGGTCGTTTCCTAAGCTGTGTCTGTCAGACCTTCTCAAAATCTAGGAAAAGGAAACTTTGCAGAAGAAAGAGCAGCAACCAAGATGAAACAGGAGGTGATGCTAAAGTTCCAAGACCTGGTCAGCTAAGTGACCTGGGCCAAAACAAAATGTAA